A single window of Nematostella vectensis chromosome 4, jaNemVect1.1, whole genome shotgun sequence DNA harbors:
- the LOC5510899 gene encoding uncharacterized protein LOC5510899, protein MADKKGLQWLSEAKAEIAATDEWKRLTLELNEAVQQHLTENHVSYFADLTNVEKLVFLNRASKLVKDGSRYTDVVAMVGRTVDRCVNEAILGELMSPHNDRTKTQLLMDSTCDACVNILQKWPSLKPKLFSNLNRPLPPKLRKIIWKMFLDKPSINDDYILKKKSKSTQALQHESVIKQRSEAFLLSEQKFQALSMETKTYLVDVMTSSLVYYSQISSNQSHTLGDTEYMLAIPFIEVFLSDMNIKKDQNGKELLQATAQFVEVFTNFMETRPLYLKDSGSMEFHSALKQVGITMATLLEQCDLQLATFLQKALAEDGSQTLQGCLSVLVRAYIRSMFVGYVSMDVLCYIWDQYVISIKYPKFQSIPTFAVALLLVLKTHLLACKNRRQLEDALFQGAKEVKTQELQNIVHDHFLSGWRQLIEEEVGGSELPLVDPIATLGGCEPWAWWLHDAPVPRQYPGDRRAAREKREADRLQRAQEKKRAELRKAHKEEEKLRAKEDALRRTFHQEKTTQEQKIAELENALHSERRARYDVEQDMAEEIRRLREQLTDLTGVAASPSVARSTSLPPTPRSVQSEPPPSRGEGEVQGLLRQLVCRSIAGVEQLAIGIDIQKEEVQRKVAISNRRNLMEYKEAELAVFGGELSSEDWDQMTSEERENNRKRLLDKLKEMRAERARPVDETQE, encoded by the exons atggcgGATAAGAAGGGTTTACAGTGGCTTTCGGAGGCAAAAGCCGAAATCGCTGCTACGGACGAGTGGAAAAGACTGACCTTGGAATTAAACGAAGCCGTTCAACAGCATCTTACCGAAAATCATGTTTCATACTTTGCAGACCTTACAAACGTGGAGAAACTAGTGTTTCTTAATCGAGCCTCGAAGCTTGTCAAAGACGGGTCCAGGTACACAGATGTTGTTGCTATGGTTGGCAGAACAGTAGATCGATGTGTGAACGAAGCCATATTAGGAGAACTTATGAGTCCGCACAATGACAGAACTAAAACTCAACTTTTAATGGATTCAACTTGTGATGCTTGTGTCAATATATTACAGAAATGGCCAAGTCTAAAACCCAAACTGTTCTCAAATCTAAACCGACCATTGCCTCCAAAACTAAGGAAGATCATTTGGAAAATGTTTCTTGACAAACCAAGCATAAATGACGACTATATTCTCAAGAAAAAATCTAAATCTACACAGGCCTTGCAACACGAGTCAGTGATCAAGCAAAGATCTGAAGCCTTTTTGTTATCGGAGCAAAAATTCCAGGCATTGTCCATGGAAACTAAAACATACCTTGTAGATGTGATGACATCCAGCCTTGTTTATTATTCTCAGATATCAAGTAATCAGTCCCATACATTAGGAGACACAGAATATATGCTTGCTATTCCTTTTATAGAGGTGTTTTTATCAGACATGAACATAAAAAAGGATCAAAATGGGAAGGAGTTACTACAAGCTACTGCTCAATTTGTTGAGGTCTTCACCAATTTCATGGAAACCAGACCCCTTTATTTGAAAGATTCTGGCTCCATG GAATTTCATTCTGCTCTGAAACAAGTCGGAATTACCATGGCAACTCTTTTAGAGCAATGTGATCTTCAATTAGCAACATTTCTTCAGAAGGCATTAGCAGAAG ATGGGTCTCAAACACTGCAAGGCTGTCTGTCTGTGCTTGTCAGGGCATACATCAGATCAATGTTTGTAG GCTATGTCAGTATGGATGTTTTATGCTATATTTGGGACCAGTATGTTATTAGCATCAAGTACCCCAAGTTCCAATCCATCCCAACATTTGCTGTTGCTTTGCTTCTTGTTCTAAAGACTCACCTGCTGGCATGTAAAAAT AGAAGGCAATTAGAAGATGCACTTTTCCAAGGAGCAAAGGAAGTAAAAACGCAAGAGCTTCAAAACATT gTTCATGACCATTTCCTAAGTGGCTGGAGGCAGTTGATAGAGGAGGAGGTTGGCGGTTCAGAGTTACCTCTTGTGGACCCTATTGCCA CTCTTGGGGGTTGTGAACCCTGGGCGTGGTGGCTCCATGATGCACCCGTGCCCCGTCAGTACCCTGGGGATCGCCGTGCAGCGCGGGAGAAAAGAGAAGCAGATCGCTTGCAGAGAGCCCAAGAGAAAAA gagaGCAGAGCTAAGAAAAGCTCATAAAGAGGAAGAAAAGCTCCGAGCCAAAGAAGACGCCTTAAGAAGGACATTTCACCAGGAGAAGACAACACAGGAGCAGAAGATCGCTGAGCTTGAAAACGCTCTTCATTCTGAGCGCCGAGCGCGGTATGATGTCGAGCAAGACATGGCAGAAGAGATCCGTCGCCTCCGAGAGCAACTCACCGACCTAACTGGTGTGGCTGCATCTCCCTCGGTCGCTCGCTctacctccctcccccctaccCCGCGGTCGGTCCAATCGGAGCCCCCGCCCAGTCGGGGTGAGGGCGAGGTCCAGGGTTTACTGAGACAGTTGGTGTGCAGGTCCATTGCCGGCGTAGAGCAGC TGGCAATCGGAATTGACATTCAAAAGGAAGAGGTCCAGCGAAAGGTCGCTATAAGCAACCGTCGAAACTTGATGGAATACAAGGAAGCTGAGCTGGCGGTTTTTGGAGGAGAGTTGAGCAGTGAGGACTGGGACCAAATGACGTCAGAGGAAAGAGAAAATAACAGAAAGAGACTACTTGACAAGCTAAAAGAAATGAGAGCTGAGCGAGCACGCCCTGTTGACGAAACACAAGAATGA
- the LOC5510906 gene encoding ras-related protein Rab-10 isoform X1 — protein sequence MNMKPRKKQDYLLKVLLIGDSNVGKTKLLLTFLGQESIVQQMPTAANDFLSKTIKINNRKITLQIWNTAGLERFRSVTTTYYRGSMGVILVYDVTNAKTFDSVQMWIKNINENSDDDVVVVLVGNECHKQNKREVTTEQGEEFAAEHNLRFKEVSCKKNINVKEVFHEMAEEIILKLDSTTENTSGPTIRPGQENQEGSSCC from the exons ATGAACATGAAACCGAGGAAAAAACAAGATTACTTGCTCAAAGTCCTCCTCATTGGCGACTCAAATGTAGGAAAAACTAAACTACTCCTGACATTTCTTGGTCAAGAGAGCATTGTACAGCAAATGCCGACTGCCG CGAATGACTTCTTGTCCAAGACGATAAAGATAAACAACAGGAAAATAACATTGCAAATATG GAATACCGCGGGTCTAGAAAGGTTTCGCAGCGTGACGACCACATACTATCGTGGTTCCATG GGGGTAATTCTTGTCTATGACGTCACGAATGCCAAGACGTTTGACAGCGTCCAGATGTGGATAAAAAACATAAACGAG AACTCAGACGATGACGTCGTGGTTGTACTTGTTGGTAACGAGTGTCATAAACAGAACAAGCGGGAAGTCACAACAGAACAGGGCGAAGAG TTCGCAGCAGAGCACAACTTGCGCTTCAAAGAAGTGAGTtgcaagaaaaatataaacgtCAAGGAAGTGTTCCACGAAATGGCAGAGGAAATAATCCTCAAACTTGATAGCACAACAGAAAACACAAGTGGACCGACAATAAGACCTGGCCAAGAGAATCAAGAAGGCAGTAGTTGTTGCTGA
- the LOC5510906 gene encoding ras-related protein Rab-8B isoform X2 → MNMKPRKKQDYLLKVLLIGDSNVGKTKLLLTFLGQESIVQQMPTAANDFLSKTIKINNRKITLQIWNTAGLERFRSVTTTYYRGSMGVILVYDVTNAKTFDSVQMWIKNINENSDDDVVVVLVGNECHKQNKREVTTEQGEEQSTTCASKK, encoded by the exons ATGAACATGAAACCGAGGAAAAAACAAGATTACTTGCTCAAAGTCCTCCTCATTGGCGACTCAAATGTAGGAAAAACTAAACTACTCCTGACATTTCTTGGTCAAGAGAGCATTGTACAGCAAATGCCGACTGCCG CGAATGACTTCTTGTCCAAGACGATAAAGATAAACAACAGGAAAATAACATTGCAAATATG GAATACCGCGGGTCTAGAAAGGTTTCGCAGCGTGACGACCACATACTATCGTGGTTCCATG GGGGTAATTCTTGTCTATGACGTCACGAATGCCAAGACGTTTGACAGCGTCCAGATGTGGATAAAAAACATAAACGAG AACTCAGACGATGACGTCGTGGTTGTACTTGTTGGTAACGAGTGTCATAAACAGAACAAGCGGGAAGTCACAACAGAACAGGGCGAAGAG CAGAGCACAACTTGCGCTTCAAAGAAGTGA
- the LOC116617038 gene encoding uncharacterized protein LOC116617038, producing the protein MKQKVWLDITAKVNAVGVAYRTVEEVRVKWKALFSVAKKEYSVAKKGKRQTGGGPPPKGPSEISKQIVEVYDNTPGFSGIEGGFETGENIYQELLETSEDVVGDEFPTIAFDDIVEEPTIAVLAEAPVPKSNKRKKSFKIMLTDLVRMAWQ; encoded by the exons ATGAAGCAGAAAGTGTGGTTGGACATCACCGCAAAGGTGAATGCCGTGGGTGTGGCTTACCGCACTGTGGAAGAGGTCAGGGTTAAATGGAAGGCGCTGTTCAGCGTGGCAAAAAAGGAATACTCCGTTGCCAAGAAGGGAAAGCGGCAGACTGGCGGGGGTCCGCCGCCGAAGGGGCCCTCCGAAATAAGCAAGCAAATAGTGGAGGTTTATGACAACACGCCGGGGTTCTCCGGGATCGAAGGAGGGTTCGAGACAG GAGAAAATATCTACCAAGAACTGCTGGAAACATCAGAAGATGTAGTGGGTGATGAGTTCCCCACAATTGCATTTGATGATATTGTAGAAGAGCCAACTATTGCTGTCCTTGCTGAAGCCCCTGTCCCTAAGAGtaataagagaaagaaaag ttttaaaataatgttgACGGATCTAGTCAGAATGGCATGGCAATGA